In Blastopirellula sediminis, the following proteins share a genomic window:
- a CDS encoding DUF4198 domain-containing protein has protein sequence MEVAPVEGRVEFNGKPVADVYVQLMPIKTAGSSDRPGKVAGGATDAEGKFTLSTYESGDGAIPGTHRVTVSVQDPSAKLPGKLPTDFTVEVKPEPNEIILQLEGK, from the coding sequence ATGGAAGTCGCCCCGGTAGAAGGACGCGTCGAATTCAACGGCAAGCCAGTAGCCGACGTCTACGTCCAACTGATGCCGATTAAGACCGCCGGCTCGAGCGATCGGCCCGGCAAAGTGGCCGGGGGCGCGACCGATGCGGAAGGGAAGTTCACCCTCTCCACGTATGAAAGCGGCGACGGTGCGATTCCCGGAACGCATCGCGTTACGGTCTCGGTGCAAGATCCGAGCGCAAAGCTGCCCGGAAAGTTGCCGACGGACTTCACTGTCGAAGTAAAGCCGGAGCCCAACGAAATCATCCTTCAGCTTGAAGGCAAATAA